TGCTCATCACACGCTCTCCACAAGAGCTTCACACTTGAGGAGTGGCGTTCCGTCGACCGCATCCGAGGGGGAGCGCGGCGGCCATCCATGGACCGGATGGGGGGTGGATCTCGCGTGGGACCGCGAGGTACGCACCGGTCCATGGACGGCCGCCGCGCACATTCTCAGCTCGCGCACATCCCTTCTCAGCCCGCGCATATCCCTTCCTCACGGCCCCGCAATGCTGCGTCCCTACCTTGAGGGCGCGCCCACAGCGGGCGCCAAGAACCTTCGAGGAACGGGATGTTTGGCATCTATCTCAAGCGCGAGCTGGGCCGGCGCAAGAAGGCGGCCCTGGTCATCGCTCTGGGTCTGGCGCTCGGTATCGCGCTGGTCATCACCGTCAACTCGGTGTCGGCCGGCATGACACAGGCTCAGGACAAGGTCCTGAAGTCTCTCTACGGCCTCGGCACCGACATGACCGTCACCAAGGCCAGGTCGGCCCCGACGTCCGGAAGTTCGGGCAGACCGAACTTCCAGTTCGACGCCGACTCCAACGACAGCGACGACACGCAGAGCTCCGACCGCGTGACGACCCAGGGCGGTCAGGCCCTGGCGGCCGGCGTGGTCACCAAGGTCTCCCAGCAGAGCGGCGTGGCGAGCGCGGTGGGCGCGCTGACCCTGAACGTCACCAAGGTCGACGGCTCCTTCACCCAGGGCAAGGCACAGAGTTCCGGTGGAAACACCGGGAACAGCGGCCAGGGCGGCCCGGGCGGCGGCAGCAGCAGTGGCAGCACCGCCGCGCCCCAGGTCCAGGGCGGCGGCGCCAACTTCGACGTGAACTCCTACTCCGTCGCCGGGGTGGACGTCACCGACCAGACGCTGGGCCCGCTGGCCGGCTCCAGGATCACCACGGGCAAGACCTTCACCGCCGCGCAGACCGACGCGAAGGTCGCCGTCGTCAGCAAGGCCTACGCCAAGGAGAACTCCCTCAAGGTCGGCGGGACCCTGAAGATCTCCGGCACCACGTACACGATCATCGGCGTCGCGACGCCGGACAGCAGCGAGTCCACCACCGACGTCTACCTGCCGCTGCAGCAGGCGCAGACACTGGCCGACGCCAAGAACCAGGTCACCACGATCTACGTCAAGGCGAGCGACTCGAAGCAGATCGACTCCGTCAAGGCGGCGATCCAGAAGAACATCTCCGGTACGACCGTCACGACCTCCGCCGACCTCGCGGAGACCGTCTCCGGGTCCCTGTCCACCGCCTCCAACCTCGCGACCAGCGTGGGCAAGTGGCTGTCCATCGCCGTGCTCGTCGCCGCCTTCCTGGTCGCCGCGCTGCTGACCTCCTCGGCGGTCTCCCGCCGGGTGCGCGAGTTCGGCACCCTGAAGGCGCTCGGCTGGCCGAGCCGCCGGGTCACCCGGCAGGTCGTCGGCGAGTCGATCGTGAACGGCCTGCTCGGCGGCGCCCTCGGTATCGGCCTCGGCCTCGCGGCCGCGTACACGGTGACCGCGATCAGCCCCAAGCTGACCGCGCAGCTCGGCAGCACCGGCGGCGGTGGCGGTGCGGGCGGCCCCGGCGGTGGCGGTGGCCCCGGCCAGGCCACCCGGAACACCATGGAGATCGCGCTCTCCGCGCCCGTCTCGATGACCACCATCGCGCTCGCGGTGGGCCTCGCGGTGACCGGCGGTCTGATCGCCGGGGCGATGGGCGGGTGGCGTGCCTCACGGATGCGGCCCGCGGACGCGCTGCGCAGCGTGTCGTAACCGCTGTCGCCTTCCCCACTTCTTCTTCTCTACGGAGTTCTCATGTACAGACTCACCGGCGTCACCAAGCGCTACACGCGCGGCAAGGAGACGGTGGAGGCGCTGCGGGGCGTCGACCTCACCATCGAGGACGGCGACCAGTTGGTCATCCAGGGCCCCACCGGTGGCGGCAAGTCCACGCTGTTGCAGATGATCGGCGGCCTGGACCGCCCGACCGAAGGCAGCGTCGAACTGGACGGCGTCGACCTGGCGAAGACCAGCGAGGCCAGGCTGACCCGGCTGCGGGCCGAGAAGATCGGCATCATCTTCCAGTCGTTCAACCTCATCCCGACGCTGACCGCGCAGGAGAACGTCGAGACGGCACTGGTCCCGCTGGGAGTGAAGCCGGCGCAACGGCGTGAGCGGGCGGCGGAGGCGCTCCGCTCGGTGGGGCTGGGTGAGCGGCTCACCCACGCGCCCTCCGAGTTGTCCGGTGGCCAGCAGCAGCGGGTGGCCATCGCGCGTGCGCTGGTCAAGAAGCCGAAGGTGCTGCTCGCCGACGAGCCGACCGGCAACCTCGACGAGTCGATGCGCGACGAGATCATGGCGTTGCTGGAGGGGCTGTGGCACGAGTACGGGCTGACGTTCATCCTGGTCACCCATGACTCGTCGATCGCTCGTCGGGCACCCCGCCTCGCGACCATCAAGGCGGGACAGCTCACGTTGACCGAACAGTCGTTGGCTCAGGGGTAGGAGCGCTGTTCGAGGCGGGGCCGCTCACCGTTGCAGAAGGCTGTCGACCTCGGTCAGCTGCTCGGCGGTGAGCGGCCCCTTCTCCATCGCCCCGGCGTTCTGTTCCGCCTGGGCCACCGACCGGAAGCCGGGGATCGGAACCGTGCGCGGGCTCCGGGCCCACAGCCAGGCCAGGGCGCCCTGGGCCAGGGTGCGGCCCTCGCTGGTGAGGATCTCCCTCAGCGCGTCGATGCGGGAGAGCCACTCCGGGTCGGCGGACGTACCGTCGCCGAAGCCCTGGAGCCAGGCCGGGGGCTTGCTGCGGATGTCGCCGGTGTCCTTCGGCCCTTGGCGCTTACCGGCCAGCAACCCCATCGCGAGCGGGCTGCGGTTGATGCTGGCCAGGCCCAACTCCTCGCACAGGGAGAGCATTTCGGGCGTGTCCTGAAGCACGTTGAGCGCGTGCTGCACGGCCGTGCAGTGCTCTCCCTGCGCGAACACCGCGGCGCGGGCCGGGTCGTCGGTGCTCCAGGCGTAGACGCGGATCAGGCCTTCGCCCACGAACTCCTCGCACAGATCCCGGAGTTCGGCCGCGCGCTCGGGGTCCAGGTCGTTCAGGTGCAGCTGGTACAGGTCGACATGGTCGGTGCCGAGCCGGTCGAGGGACGCCGTGAGGGCGCGGCGGGCGTGGGCCGGGGTGTCGTCGACGCCGGTGCGGGTGCGGGTCTCCTCGTCGAAGACGTTGCCCCACTTGGTGGCGACGACCACGTCGTCCCGCCGCTTGCCCAGCGCCCGTCCGAGCACCCGTTCACTGTGTCCGGCGCCGTAGGTGTCCGCCGTGTCGAAGAAGGTGATGCCGAGGTCGAGGGCGCGGTGCACCGCCCGTACGGACTCCTCGTCGTCGACCTTGCCCCAACCGAGGGGCTGTCCGTCGGCGTCCTGCCATTCGCCGCCGATAGCCCAGCAGCCGAAGCCGAGTGCGCTGACCTCGATGCCGGAGCGGCCGAGAGTGCGTGTGATCTCCATGCCTGAACGCTAGGAGTTGAAGTGCGCTTCAGGGCAAGGGGTTGGCGAGGGGGATTCTCGGGATTTCAGGCCTGGCCGGTCTCGAAGCGGGAGATCCTGCCGTCCTCCTCGACCGTGAAGTCCCAGCGGGTGCGCATCTCGCCCCAGGCGTCGTTGCGGTAGTGGGCGAGGAGGGAACGGCCGCCGTTGGACTCGTTGTCGACATCGATGTGGCCGTTGGAGGAGAAGATCTCCCGGTCGATCCACTCGTCGAGGTCACGGTCGCTGCCGTCGTCCGCCATGGTCGCGCCGGGCGCGAGCAGGGACAGGAAGGCCTCGCGGTCATGGGCGTTGACGGCGAAGACGAAGGCGCGGACGGCCGGGTCGCTGAGTCTGGCGGTCTGAATCGTCATGCCAGCCAGACTCACACCGCGCCCCCGGGGCCGCCACCCGAACGGCCGCACGAGTATTCCGGGCAGGTGTGAGCGGTGCGACGGTGGAAACGCGAGGGGGGTCTCGTTCCATTTCTGCTGGGAGTCATCGTGACCGCTTACGACCGACGTGATCTGGGCCTGCTGCTTCTTCGGCTGGGAACCGGGGGTGCGCTGGCCGCCCACGGCGCGCAGAAACTGCTCGGTTGGTTCGGCGGGGGCGGCCTCGAGGGAACCGGCCAGTTCATGGAGTCCGTCGGCTACGCGCCGGGCCGGGCGAGCGCCACGGCGGCGGGGCTGGCCGAGGCGGGCGGCGGCACCCTGCTGGCACTGGGCCTGGCGACCCCGGCGGCGGGCGCGGCGGCGGCCGGCGCGATGGCCGGCGCGTCCGCGGTACACGCCCCCAACGGCTTCTTCAACGCGGGCGGCGGCTACGAGTACGCGGCAACGCTGGGTCTCACGGCGGCGGGCCTGGCGGTGACGGGGCCGGGCCGGATCTCCCTGGACCACGCCCTCGGCCACACGGTCAACCGGGGATGGATGGTGCCGGTGGCCCTCGCGGCGACGGGGCTGGTGACCGCGGCGGTGGTGGGGGCGCGGGCTCGGCGGCTGCGGGAGAAGGAGGACGGGGGCGAGGGCGCGCAGACGGCGCTGTTCGAGGAGGAGGAGGCGTTGTTCGGGGAGTAGCCGAACGGGACCCCACGCCGTGGCAAGCTGCTCCGCATGAGTGATCACGGCATGCCCTCTCCGGACCTCTGGAAGTCCGTCGACGCCCTGTGGGCCTGGCTGGAGACGGATCAGCCCGTGAGCGGCCGCGAAGGCCTCCTCCTGCGCATGCTGAA
This portion of the Streptomyces canus genome encodes:
- a CDS encoding ABC transporter permease yields the protein MFGIYLKRELGRRKKAALVIALGLALGIALVITVNSVSAGMTQAQDKVLKSLYGLGTDMTVTKARSAPTSGSSGRPNFQFDADSNDSDDTQSSDRVTTQGGQALAAGVVTKVSQQSGVASAVGALTLNVTKVDGSFTQGKAQSSGGNTGNSGQGGPGGGSSSGSTAAPQVQGGGANFDVNSYSVAGVDVTDQTLGPLAGSRITTGKTFTAAQTDAKVAVVSKAYAKENSLKVGGTLKISGTTYTIIGVATPDSSESTTDVYLPLQQAQTLADAKNQVTTIYVKASDSKQIDSVKAAIQKNISGTTVTTSADLAETVSGSLSTASNLATSVGKWLSIAVLVAAFLVAALLTSSAVSRRVREFGTLKALGWPSRRVTRQVVGESIVNGLLGGALGIGLGLAAAYTVTAISPKLTAQLGSTGGGGGAGGPGGGGGPGQATRNTMEIALSAPVSMTTIALAVGLAVTGGLIAGAMGGWRASRMRPADALRSVS
- a CDS encoding nuclear transport factor 2 family protein, translating into MTIQTARLSDPAVRAFVFAVNAHDREAFLSLLAPGATMADDGSDRDLDEWIDREIFSSNGHIDVDNESNGGRSLLAHYRNDAWGEMRTRWDFTVEEDGRISRFETGQA
- a CDS encoding ABC transporter ATP-binding protein; the protein is MYRLTGVTKRYTRGKETVEALRGVDLTIEDGDQLVIQGPTGGGKSTLLQMIGGLDRPTEGSVELDGVDLAKTSEARLTRLRAEKIGIIFQSFNLIPTLTAQENVETALVPLGVKPAQRRERAAEALRSVGLGERLTHAPSELSGGQQQRVAIARALVKKPKVLLADEPTGNLDESMRDEIMALLEGLWHEYGLTFILVTHDSSIARRAPRLATIKAGQLTLTEQSLAQG
- a CDS encoding aldo/keto reductase, with product MEITRTLGRSGIEVSALGFGCWAIGGEWQDADGQPLGWGKVDDEESVRAVHRALDLGITFFDTADTYGAGHSERVLGRALGKRRDDVVVATKWGNVFDEETRTRTGVDDTPAHARRALTASLDRLGTDHVDLYQLHLNDLDPERAAELRDLCEEFVGEGLIRVYAWSTDDPARAAVFAQGEHCTAVQHALNVLQDTPEMLSLCEELGLASINRSPLAMGLLAGKRQGPKDTGDIRSKPPAWLQGFGDGTSADPEWLSRIDALREILTSEGRTLAQGALAWLWARSPRTVPIPGFRSVAQAEQNAGAMEKGPLTAEQLTEVDSLLQR
- a CDS encoding DoxX family protein, which encodes MTAYDRRDLGLLLLRLGTGGALAAHGAQKLLGWFGGGGLEGTGQFMESVGYAPGRASATAAGLAEAGGGTLLALGLATPAAGAAAAGAMAGASAVHAPNGFFNAGGGYEYAATLGLTAAGLAVTGPGRISLDHALGHTVNRGWMVPVALAATGLVTAAVVGARARRLREKEDGGEGAQTALFEEEEALFGE